One segment of Triticum aestivum cultivar Chinese Spring chromosome 2A, IWGSC CS RefSeq v2.1, whole genome shotgun sequence DNA contains the following:
- the LOC123191406 gene encoding senescence-specific cysteine protease SAG39-like, with amino-acid sequence MAIHKALLLAILGCICLCGTVIAARELNDDLLMVAKHENWMAQYGRVYKDTTEKARRFEVFKGNVEFIETFNAQNHKFWLGVNQFADVTNDEFKTTNTNKGFKANSMRVLSSGFRYENLSLDALPATMDWRAKGAVTPVKDQGQCGCCWAFSSVAATEGIVKLKTGKLISLSEQELVDCDVHGQDQGCEGGLMDDAFKFIIKNGGLTMESSYPYTAADGKCKAGSNSAATITGFEDVPANNEGALMKAVANQPVSVAVDGGDMTFQFYSGGVMTGSCGTDLDHGIAAIGYGKTSDGTSYWLMKNSWGTTWGEDGYLRMEKDIADKKGMCGLAMEPSYPTK; translated from the exons ATGGCCATCCACAAGGCTTTGCTTCTTGCCATCCTCGGTTGCATCTGCCTCTGTGGTACAGTCATTGCAGCTCGTGAGCTGAATGATGACTTGTTGATGGTGGCGAAGCATGAGAACTGGATGGCTCAGTATGGCCGTGTGTACAAGGACACCACTGAGAAGGCACGTCGGTTCGAGGTTTTCAAAGGCAACGTCGAGTTCATTGAAACATTCAATGCCCAAAATCACAAGTTCTGGCTTGGCGTCAACCAATTTGCTGATGTCACAAATGATGAGTTCAAGACAACCAACACAAACAAGGGATTCAAAGCAAACTCCATGAGAGTTCTTTCTTCTGGATTCAGGTATGAGAATTTGAGTTTGGATGCCCTTCCAGCAACGATGGACTGGAGGGCCAAGGGAGCCGTCACTCCTGTCAAGGATCAAGGCCAGTGTG GCTGCTGTTGGGCATTTTCTTCTGTTGCCGCGACAGAGGGCATTGTAAAACTGAAAACCGGGAAGTTGATCTCACTGTCGGAGCAGGAGTTGGTTGACTGTGATGTTCATGGTCAAGATCAAGGCTGCGAGGGAGGACTCATGGATGATGCCTTCAAATTCATTATCAAGAATGGAGGCCTTACTATGGAGTCAAGCTACCCATATACTGCAGCTGATGGCAAGTGCAAGGCTGGATCCAACAGTGCCGCAACCATCACCGGCTTTGAGGATGTGCCTGCCAATAACGAGGGTGCCCTTATGAAGGCGGTGGCAAACCAACCAGTGTCTGTAGCTGTGGACGGAGGAGACATGACGTTCCAATTCTACTCTGGTGGGGTGATGACTGGGTCCTGCGGCACTGACTTGGACCATGGAATTGCAGCCATTGGATATGGAAAGACTAGTGATGGCACGAGCTATTGGTTGATGAAGAATTCATGGGGCACAACTTGGGGCGAAGATGGGTACTTGAGAATGGAGAAAGACATTGCAGACAAGAAGGGCATGTGTGGTCTTGCCATGGAGCCTTCTTACCCAACAAAATAG